Below is a genomic region from Medicago truncatula cultivar Jemalong A17 chromosome 3, MtrunA17r5.0-ANR, whole genome shotgun sequence.
TCACCTGCACCAACAAACGATCCATTTGCAAAAGTTTGATTGCCTTGGCTAGTCAAATTGACACCAATATTTAGAAAGGTTCCTCCTAATACCGTGTACATAGTAGCCATTTGTAACACTGTTGCTTTCCGAGCAGCTCTTTCAGACTAGAAAAATTGAGATACACGTTtccaataagaaaaaataagttgaaGAATCACATTAGAACTTACACGATAAGCGCTTAAtgaagttgtttatccaaacaagacataatttaatgtataaaaatatatgtatgtacAACTTATATACACCGTAGCATGTGAAGATAAAAGAATTTGCCTACCTCTAGTACTCGAACTCGGAGTTTCAGATCTCCTGCCTCAACTTGCTTCACAAACTCCTCTattctttgaactctcaatggCATTGACATGGAATTTGTTCTTACCTACAAATGTTCCATGAGACTTGTCAATTCTAGTTCTTACTCAAAGCCATCATTAAAATAATGCTTCACGTCAgaattttaaattacaaaataaacatcataTGGAATGTAAAGTTCCAGTGAAAGTGTGGTACATCATTTGCTTGCTTTGCTATCTGCCCGACGAGTTGTGGCCCGGTGGGCTGTCTTTGCCTTATATCTAGAAGTTCCTGTAGAAGCATGCATGATATATGAGTATTACATTGCATTTTAACCGATAATGGGAACAATAACTGATCATAGACAGTCTGAACCTGTGCATAGGGTGCAGCAATCTTCACAAATGAGAAATCTGGAGTGAGTGTGTATCCTATGCCTGTCAGAAGAATAAAAAGTCAAATCAAGATTAGATAAAATATAAAGTACAATCAAATATTCTCTTAATTCCGTGTTATTGTGTAAATGAGTTAAAATGTATCTAAATGGAAAACTGAACTTGAATATTATTTCTGATAAGTATTATGTACAGAGATTTGATGCATAATATAGAGAAATAACTACATGTCTAGCGTAGGGTGATATCAAGGTAAATAATTTGGGATATCTCTCACAACTGGCCTACTTTAATAGTTGTTTCTTAATTAGATAAACCCAAAATATGATGAATCATGAATAGACTAGTGAGTCGTTTAACACTGATTTAGTGTTCCATAAGTTTGTATCCCTTAACAGCTAATCATGCCTTATACTGATTTGGTATTCCATTAAACCTATATTCCATGGGATGGATCCACCTACATCCTattgttcttttctttctcgGTCATTCAACAACCAATCATGTTTCATTCTTCTCCAATACACTACTTTCCTCATGAAACCGCGTAGAAAGGTttacaaagaaacaaataagaaaatggGGGTATTGGGTGCAAGAACTTTTCAATTTCCTTTCAGTTAAGGCAACAAGCCTTCGAGCTTAGGTTCATATTCAAGATTTGAGTTATCTCCTCTTCACATATACGATATACCAATTTTGGTATGCCGGTCTTCGATGGGTTGACCTTAGCTTACTTTAAATGAGGTACAAAGGAGAGGTGTTAATTCATGCACATTAGAAGAGAAGGAGCAAACCTTCAAGCGTAGAAAATGCTCTAATAACAAAGGTGAAGGTTGATGGAAACCGGAATGGCTGGTCTTGTGCTATTGCAAACAAATCCTGCCAAAAAATTCCATCAATAATAAAATTTCCATATATTCTGTAGATAATTTGGAAAATTTATTCATCCAAAAGAACTAAATATTCAAGTACCTCCCCAATTGCAGACAATGTCTGATCTTGATCTGGTGACTGGTTTAGAAGATTGTCCAAGAAAAATTGTACAGATCTCCTCACCTGAAGATCAAATTATGAAATGTATAAGATAGAGATATGGATCATAATTTCAAACTGTTGAATGACCATCTTGTAAATGATTAAAAGTGCTTCATATCCTTACAGCTGACAGATCCCCAGTGGGTTGGAGGGCTCCAAGATCAATAAGGCATTGAATAACCTGCATCGTTGTCAATTGAAAGTTTAAGTAAATGTGAAAGGGGTTCTGGAATTGGTAACTTCAAGTTCAAAGTAACTTTAGAGTGCTTATTCTGAAGTTTATCACTAGTAAGCCAGTTATATAGAATAATAATTGTATTAAAAGTAGGCCAAGTCAATTACAAAATTACCGTTGAAACAAGAGTATTTTAGAGAAACTGTCTGAGAGGCATGCTGAATCGCTGATATATAATTCAGTGTATTAAGTTGTTGTAATAGTGTGTGTTTCTAACTGTATTTCCTTTATTAGAATAGATAATTAGGACAGATTTTTGCTATAATTCAgtcttattataaaaaaaattaagagccTTAATGTGTGTGTGAATGTGAATATCTTACGCATCTTTGCATTACAAGAAGACACAAACAGGCAGACAAAGAAAAAGTTTTCCTAATAGCGTATCAACAATCAAGATATCAGATTATAATTGTTTGCTACAATGATGTTCGAAGTTTTAAATATTGCACCTTAGTTAAAAATGATTGTGCGGCAAAGTTACTAGTAAACACCTTGAAGTTTTAAATATTGCAAGTatagcaaaaataaaagaaactagACCTTTTTGGCATCCTTCTCATAAACAGAATAAAACAATTCGAGCAATCTCTCACGAGTGAAAGATTTAATCTCCCCCATCATGCCAAAGtcataataaataattgattcatCAACATCGATAGCAAGATTTCCAGGATGTGGATCAGCGTGAAAGAAACCTGTTTTCAGTATCTGTAacacaagcaaaaaaaaataaaaaaattgccaTGAACCAATCAGATGAATATATTCAACATCGGATATTAGATCAAGTTtcagacaggaacaaggttgaGACCTGAATCAAGTACGCCTCAATAGCACGTGATGATATTCTTAATCGATCATAACCACGAGAAGTCAGTGTATCcacttgatttattttaataccTGCTCccgggaagaaaaaaaaatcaaataagagCAATTATGAATCCAGGTTCGGTGGCATATTGATAGAGACAACACTTCAAGGAAATAAAGTTATTAGCTTTAATTTAAAGAAAAGGAATATGCATTATTCAAGATGATAACCTGGTACATACTCCAAGGTCAACACCTTCATTGCTGTATAATCCCAATAAACCAGCTACAAGGGTGCAAATGAACGATATGCggttaatattaaaattagGGCTAGAGATTGGAAATTTATAAAGGTTATATTCGACAAGTTTGCAATATATGAGACATGATTATGAAGGTCAGAGTAAATCAAGTTTCAAGGAAGCAAAATCAATACAAATATTTCAAAGGATCTAGTATTGCAGAAAGAAACATACAGGTACTCGGACCCACTTTATGTTTCGAAAATCACGACGGAACCTATCAGCATTCTTCCCTTCATTTATATAATCAATTTCTTGGTATAAAATCCTGAAAAGTAGCATATGCAGGACAGTATTAATTATAAAAGACAATGTGCAAAGTATTAAGAATGATGGCAAGAATAATTACTGACAGAAAATTAATGAGGCTAGAAAGAGTTGCTCAAACTTCAACATATAATGAGGGAAGGTGAAATTTCCTTCTAACATAATGTTTGTAATACTTACGTTGCACATTCTTCATAAATACCGATCCAATCTCTAGTTGGACCACCAAAAGTTTCACTTCTCTGAAAATACTCCGCGATCAGCTTTAAGTTTTCTGGACAGGACAAGAAACTCGTTaggttaaaaattgaaattacaaCAACTACCAAGCTTTAACGTCCCTTGTTTGGAATTTGGATGGTATCATAGTACCTTACAATAACCAGACCAGATATGTCTTTCACAATCAATGTGGTAAATCAATTCGTGCAAACCATGTATATAAAACTTAGTTGTATATTTTGTGGTGTAATTTCTGTGAATAACAAAGATTTGATGTgtattattttcataatttattaGTTTTTCCTGCTTTCCAAGTTTCGTAATATTAGAGAATGTAAATCAtgtatatatgattaatttttgcTGAGGATCTGCTCTAGCAATTCAGAAATCCTTAGATCCATCTTAAACATGATACTAACGTCTAACTCTATCAAAAAATCACAAGATGTGCAAATGGTAGAAACAAAATGAGCACAACTTACGCAAGTCAATGTCAAAAAGCTTCTTCAAGCCAGGCCTTTGAACTTTGATAACTACTTTTTCTCCATTGTGCAGAATTGCACGATGTACCTGACCAAGACTTGCAGCAGCAATTGGCCGATCTTCAAACTCTTTAAACAATTCATTAATGGGAGCTCCTAATTCAGTCTCAATAAAGCCTCTTGCTTTCTGTGGGGAGAAAGCAGGTACCTTGTCCTGAAGAATGTTATATCGAGAATtaagaataaattttatatcCAACCAAGTTTAATACACTAAATAAATGAATCTCCAATGAGCTTGAAAAGATTGATAAAATATCTACATAAGCACCTGCAATTTTGCGAGTTCATCCACAAATTCACGGGGAAATAGGTCTGACCTTGTTGATGATAACTGTCCAAGTTTAATAAAAGTTGGGCCGAGCTGTAATACAGACTCCCTTAGCCATGAAGCCGTTTTCCTCCTTCTGTTTATCTAAAATGCAATGTTAAATTACTTCAGCTCAGCAAAGCACAAACACCGTCAGAAACCTAACTGATTATTAAAAGAAAACTAATGAACAAAGTGTTGAAGAAATGTTTGCCGAGAAACTTTCTACCAGCTAGTTAGAGTCCGGAAAAGAACTTCCAAAACCTACCTGCTTTTCTTCTGTGAAGCCACCCGGATACGCCCATTTTGCATTGTCAAAAAGAACGCGGACACGTAAAGAAAGAACAAAGGACCATACATCAATGGATCTCTGCCAGGAACTGTAATTTTCATTGGCCCAACTGAAGCCTTCATCTGAGGGCAAAACTTTTAGCTCTTCAAGTGCTGGAAGTTCATTGGAGATTGTAGGTTTCGCTGTCTTTGTCAATGCTGGAGTAGGATCTCTTCTTACCAAACTTGCTCCATTAGCAACTTGCTTTGAGCCATTCACTGTGTCCACTTTATTCTCCGACATTGTCTTTCTTTTTGGTATCTCAGTTGCCGGTACCATTTTAACAGCTCTACCATTATTACCGTATTTTGATGGAGGCATTTCTGTCTGTCGCATTTCCACCACGAATCTACGAAATTTATCATTCTTTGACTTATCAGATGATGACCTTTCGTTGTTTGACAATTTATGAGATGAAATCGAGCTTGTAAAACCAAGAATGTCGAGTGATCTTCGCTGATTTACCGACTCTATATTGTTACAATAACAACCATGCAAAGCCATTATTACTGCCATTTATGGGGATgatacctataaaaaaaatcaatattaacaCTAAGAAAAATATATCGTAAAGGTCAAGTCAGTTCTTGTTAGAATTACAACACCGgttcaaaagaaaacatatatgAAAACCGTAGACAAAGAACACACGAAATTTGATCATGGAGGTTGGCCAATTATGTATGGGTTTCCGAATACATAATGGCTACAATACTTTGATACTATTCAAGTTTAGAGTTACATGATATAACAAGGAGTGTTTAAATACTGCGGTCCAATTTTCAATATTACCCCTAAACTGTACCCAACAGTTCAAGTGGCCTGTCTACTTGTCAGTAAACTATGAGTAATACCCAACGATTCTAAACTCTAGCTAGAAAATCAATCAAAGTATAGCTAAAAGTTACAACGCCAAAAACGTATTAACATATTCAAATGGTaaataagaaataattaatcaatttactcTGCCATATCTTACTCTTAAGAAGGTTCAATACAACCAATACAATGGTAAACTAGCCATATTGTTTAGCTGAACTAAGTGTGAACATGATCTTTGAGTTGAAAGAAAGGAAGTGCAAAAGTTATGAACTCTATCTTAGATCATTGGTATCATATCTCAAACTTAACTAACAAAAGGAAAATCCTTGAAAAGCATAGAATTTGATCATATTAATTTATTCACAAACTGAATATCAATTtacaatcaatcataatcatttagaaACATTGTATACATATATAGATTAAAAGAGGAGTCTCAAATAACATACCCAGTTGAGATAACTTATGGAAGAAACAacagtataatatatatgaagaattcagagaagaagaagaaaggtaGAAACATACCAGGAGGGAAAAAAATGACAGACACCCTCCTAGCTAGAGGAGGACCCACAAAGGTACTAGGAGGATGTTCTTGCTTCCACGTTACAAAAGGTGTAACAAGTGGTTGAACTTAGAACATGGTTATTGATTTTGttaatgtttgattttatttttaatgtgttTCGGTATAAACACGACAAAAGGGAagtgtgtttttaattaaaatttcaacaacaggaaaaacaatgaaatgaagTGGAACGTTCGAGTACCACAATAAAAGTTCAGAAGCTATGTTGCGTGTGTGGGTTTCTTTGGACCGCATGTGTTTAGTTCTTTGTTCGGTTTGGTTAATAAAACGTATGGTACTCCTTTGTGTCTGTCGGGAAATGAAATATCTGTTTCTCTTGAAATAAGACATGGAAGATGTCACACAACAATAACATTTTCCAATTCAGTCAATAGTCTATTTTCTTGTTCAAATTGTAACAATAGTTTGAATTAAGGACAAaccttgtgtattttttttacaaaatgttcGTATAGTCTTTAactaaaattactattttctttttttttactagactaaactttaagaaaattaaatttgatcaaGTTTAGTTAAAAGGCATACGATAAAAGCACATAAAAAATGCACttacatttttttctaaaattaattttgtatctCGTTAGCGAGTtcttaagtgaatattatgttaaaagaatttttgttttggaaatataAACGGTTCATTTTGtcaatataaaaataacatcATGTTCTTACACATATttactcttttaaaaattttaacCGATGTCTTAAAATACTCATTAACATTCTTcgttaattttttactattaCCCATTAGcaatttcttttctaaaattGGAGCATGTTAATGAAAAAAGATTTATTTGTTAAGTTCAATAGATAATGAAGATGTGATATTTCATGTGGACTttatcataataattttttttttttaaatcttataGAATCATAATTCAATATACCCCTAAATCACTTCTATATGATTTGTAAGTCAATTTCTTCACTTggcattttttcttttgaattttggCTAGaccaaacaaaattcaaaaagtaACTTCAAATCTTTTATTCGACAAATTATCATAGCCAATTTTATCCTTAGATATGTGACAACAATGATATTGAAATTATTGGGAACTTGTATACAAGGATTTTCTGAATCATGTTCACCAATgatattaaaattatcaaagttCTTGTATACATTTAACGCtaacaattttgttttgtgGTAAAACGATAGGACTTAGATCCGAAGATCTTGGGTTCGAGtcttattagtattttttagagaaagatGAATGTTAATATGTTTGTAAGTGTTTTTTTACTCTAAGTGTATTCTGTCTTAGATTATGGCACCATCCATTAtccttaaatataatattagaacaaaaaaattatatgcattttaAGCAAGAATATTTGAAAGATTTAGAATAATTTGTAGGATGCACGAGAAGGGTGGTGCAAAAAGCaattgtcttaaaaatataagaaaatgggTTTGGCCCATACGTGTTAGAGAGAAAGAGAttcgaaaaaagaaaaaaaaaaaaactgtgtaGTAAAAGAACAGTGAGaacaaagaaattgaaaaaacagCATTAacgaaaagaagaagaagaagaagaaaaagaaaagatctTGGTGCTCCATTGTACCTCAAATTTAATTCATAGTATGTTTTTCTTCTCATCGTATTctatttctgttttttcatCGTATCGTATGTTTCTCTACTCTATTTCTTCATTACTCAATGCaccttcaatttcatttttttgaataGGAAGAAGGTTGAAtaaagaatttgaagaaaaaatgaagatggTAAACTCCTTCAACCTCAAGGTAACCAATTTTCAAAACCCCTTGTCATAATGAAATAGTTTATTCAAATATGCATGCCAAGTGTTTGTGAAAATGCAACTTGTTCTAGGTTtagttaaaatttgaatttttttttggaattgtattgtaaaagatattttttttttttgtgttttcagAGAGCTGCAGCTGGAATTAAACGCATTAAACTTGACGGGCTCCGGTGGCGGGTATTTGATGCCAAGGGCCAGGTGACTAAATGTGACCATGAAATTATGATTTTAGTgtaaaacagtttttttttttctatctttgaAGTATGTGGTTTTAGTGTAAGCTTCTGCTAGACTATATCTTATGGTTTTACTTTTTGGATCTTGAGAAAAGAATAAAATGCGAGATAATAGGTTAATGAAATGGTTTCCAATCATTTGGCTGATTGGCTTGCATATCATGTAGTGTACTAGTAGAGGATTGAAAGTTAAAAAACAGTAAGGAAGTAGAAACACTTTAAAATAGTACCTGTTCCCAAATCCGACACGGATACGGTATACCAATACAGATGTGAagattataataattaattaaattataacatttttattatgTCTATATTGAATGgtgttcattttttaattagaaaTGATAATATTGCTATATTATAGAGTTAGGATAACActtatagtagaaaagatggtagaaacTAGACTTGAGTGGTTTGGGCATGTGGAGAGAAGTCATGTGAATGCGgtagtaaggagagtagatcagatggaaGGGAGGCAAATCACTAGAGGTAggggaagacctagaaaaactattagagaaacaatcaagaaagatctagagattaatgagatGGAGAAAGATATGGTTTTTGTTAGAACACTACGACgtcgtttgattcatgtagccgaccccacttagtggaaTAACACTTTGTTGATGTTATCTCTTTTAGTTAATGATTTGtgctttatgtttatgtttattttaggcATCTTCACCTAATTAAAATGTGTTGTATCCACTgtgttacatttgttttttgTAGGTGAAAAGTTATCCTCGTAGCAGGAATAGCCAATTTCACTCATAATCTAGACTGAATATAAATCTCTTGCATTATCTAGTTCTTCAGCTCGTTCATatgaaaacatatattttatctaAATTATCATAAGTAATTAATTACTTCTCTTGGAAGGTTAAGCCATGAATTATTTATTGGCGGAACATTGAAACAATTTATTGCGTGAATTATTTGTAAGCATGTGCTATTTGAGATCATGTAGAAGATTCCCGAGCTTTGgacattttatgaaattttgtttatcGTCTGGACTCTGGATTGTGATCAACTACTGAGTGATTCACTAATTTGAATTCATAAGATCCTTTTGCTGATTCATATGTTCCTCATGCAGATTCTTGGGAGGTTAGCATCTCAAATAGCTACTGTAGTTATGGGAAAGGATAAGCCAACTTATACTCCTAATCGTGACGATGGAGATATGTGCATTGTTCTTAATGCCAAGGATATTGCTGTGACTGGGAGGAAGCTTACAGACAAGGTCTACTACTGGCATACAGGGCACGTTCTTTACATTACTTCATTTAATACATTTTGTTAGAACCAAAGaagtatttataattttaggctTCTTATAAATCAAATGGTTTTATTCAGATTTAAATGCCTGTCTTCTAAGAAATTTTACCTCCACTTttataattgttgttttgtATATGGTTTCTTGTGCAACAATCTTTTGGCATGATGCGTACTATTCTGACATAAAGTAGCGACATGTAGGTATGTGGgccaccttaagcaaagaactCTGAAGGATCAGATGGCCAAAGACCCTACAGATGTTATTCGCAAAGCTATTCTGCGCATGATTCCTAAAAACAACTTACGTGATGTAAGTACTTTATAGACCAATGTTTTTGGAAATGCttttaacaaagtattgaaTTAAATTACTGGTGGccagaatgatttttttttttcattgttggtTTAAATTTTGCTAGAGTAGAGTCCTATTTGAGACCAAAAATAGAAAACTCTGAACAGATCGTAAGGAtgtttgatttatgatttccAGAACTGCTTCCTACCATAAGAATCAAGTCTAAGGAAAGTGACTTGAGGGTATCTTTAGTGGAGAACAAAATTGAACTTGGGGTAGGACCTAATGGTTTTCCAGAACGGTGCCCTGCAAGTAAGCATTATAACAACCCGTGGATTTCTAAAATATCTCTACAATTATAATTCCAAAATAATCGTAAGGccctaaaaaatacaaatttttaaatcatGTTCAAATCTTTACAATCTATTTCTTATAGTCTAACCCATAAAGGCCCATTACCATTTTGGGCCAAATTACAattcaaaagaataaaagaaaataatgaggACAGTACCAAATTTTTCTCTGTAAGAATCTCAAATTTTTCACAATTGTAGACGGTAATCCAGCTATTTGGTTTACGAGACAAGAACTATTCATCCTATGTTGCTGGAGTAAGTCTCTTGACTCGCTTTTCTATGGATTCTAAAATGGCAGTCATCTAATGACTCTGTTGAACTTCCTGCTGTCATCCATTCTAAACTGTAAATTGGGCAACAAAAAATTCTACTTTCATCATTCCACATCAATCTAATATGAGCAAGTACCTTAATTTCTTAAACTTTTCACCACCAAAACTTTCATCGGTAAACCTTGCTTGAATAATGTAACAAATTAAGAGTGAGTATATGTCCATATCAAAATTAACATTCCTAGAGGCCAAGAGAACGTTTTTAGGGAGAGTAGTTGCCCAATTTTTTAATGTTGGGGCATCCCACAAGCCTTTTGTGATGACGTAGAACGGTATTAGTTAATGACCTTCCAATTAATGTCCAGCTACAGGAATGGAATCGTGGCCTCCAACATGAGCGGaacatgtcactttttttttgttcgaTCTACTAGTTGTGTCAAATGACAGCCAACttcatgatttgttgtttcttctttttatcaTAGGATCCAATGTTTAACTTGAGTAGTATTTCACTAGCACTTTCGATTATGAAAGAGAGAAGGGCATTTGGGGAACAGTGCTATCaatgtatataaaataaaattcaccaGGTCATTTTCATAAATGTGCAGAGATGAAGGTTCTATTGCTCAAGAATTGCTTTCTTCATAGCTAtgattttcaattatttttcttttcatcttgtTATAGCTTATTCCTTATTCTTTTTAATTAGTTATGCAATATTGAAGAATTGATGGTCTAAGTTGCATTTTCTTGCATTATTGCTAATGTATGTAGGATAGGGACCGGAAATTAAGGATCTTTCCTGGTAGTGAGCACCCCTTTGGTGATCGGCCACTAGAACCTTATGTGATGCCTCCTAGGACAGTACGAGAGATGAGACCACGAGCAAGGCGTGCAATGATTCGAGCACAGAAAAAGGCAGAGCAGCAACAAGAGAATGCTGAGCAGCGACAGAATGCTGAGGAAATGAAGAATAGCAAAAAGAGTGAAGCATAGGAAGAGAGTGCATGAAAATGTTATCATTTGAATGCGAAGTAGGCTTTATCtgtttgcttttagcaaatccTATAAATGTCATATTGAATTCTTCTGTTTTAAGGTCTCCTAGTAAGAGCATTGTTAAGAAGAAATTGTGTTTATTAAACAATCTTGCATCTTTTTGTGATAACGCTTGAGTTCAAGTTCGAACCAGACTACCATTTTGGCATTCTAAAGGTACATTTGGCATCAATAAAAATAGTCCAAAAATATTCTCATGagcatgacaaaaaaaatgtccAAAAGTGACATACATCATACAAATATTCGATTTATGTAATGTGacaataaaatgatttttttttttcatgatctGCGTGTGATATCATTGTGGTATTTTGATTTTACTTCAGGTCTTAGGATTAAGGACTAGTTTGAGATCTGGTTTGGATTAGTCCCTAGCCTAcgtcaatttttttaagtttgatatttttttattcatgaaaTAATATACagcttgaaaattgaaatacttATCTACCTTATGATGTCATCGTCAGGTCCTTTTTGTGTAAAAGAAGGAACTACAAACGGAAATTGATTTACAGAGCCTATGGACAGGGAATGTGAAAACACATCAAACATGTGTATGTTATAAAGTGATGTTAGCAACCTTATCTCACTGCATAGAAAACATACTTTAGGGGAGCAAAGTTGTAGAAGGAACAAAGATTCTAATCACTTGAGGAGGTTTAGAAATTAATGATGGATATTGTTGCTTCCTTGCaagaaaaaatctaaaaaagaatcaaaattcAGTGTGAAGGAGCTAGCATTGTTGAATCAAAGAAGATATTATTAGAAAAAAGACAAGGTTAAAAAGAGAGTGGGACTCCTTGAAATCTTTTAAAGAAAGAGGAGTGGGTTCTAAAGCTACCATCAAGAacatttataacttataagaagAATTTGAGGTAGGAAGCATGCTAGGAAATTGCTTTAGTTTTTAACAATGTTGCTTCACATGAGGATGTTTGAGACTGTTGCTAAACACGTTGTATGATGTAAGCCACCATTCGAACAGTGTAAAATATTTGAAGCATCATGTTGTAAAGATCAATCATAACTTGAACGTCTTCCTGGTATTTTCCCAGCAGAAAATACTAACAAACActtaaaagaagaatgaaataAAAGGATATCCTATTCATTAAAGGCTTAGATATGTTGGTTTATACTAGAAGGTCtaaaaatgttttagaaattacATGATCAATTCATACACAAACAATAtttagagacaaaaataaaacaataatgaccaaaatcaaaaagtgatatattaaaaaatctaatctttttatgataaaaaaagtataatgtTAAAGGTCAACCAACcaactaccaaaaaaatattaaaaatcaaccAATCATACATTTTTCGTATCATTAAAAATGACTAAtgttttttgtcaagaaaaaaaatgattgattttaACCATAGGTATAATAAAAATTACTCATAACAGtccatcaaaattaatttttaaaatatgcaaaatatataactttttatttacaggaaacaaaatatataacttttttaaaattttatattttctctatttcatattataagtcattaatattttgatagataaattaaaaaatacaattaatatcTAAAGCTAATAAAAATTATCCTTTACtctcataataattttttttgctaaggTTTCATATTATAAGTCATTAATATTTTGATAgatgaattaaaaaatacaattaatatctaaagttaataaaaattatcctttactctcataataattttttttgctaaggCAATAtctctatataatataaataaatcatatacgtGATGTGTTTCAAGGGTCATGCAACTAATTTAAtgcaaaaagaaacaaatttgaTTGGTTAACGTTGGTTGATAAAATTTGCAGCGCGTTTTCATCTGAAACTTCAAAGAAAATGTTACAACTTAATTTCCTAcgtttgaatgcatgaaaaggtaacttaat
It encodes:
- the LOC11432722 gene encoding protein ACTIVITY OF BC1 COMPLEX KINASE 7, chloroplastic, with product MAVIMALHGCYCNNIESVNQRRSLDILGFTSSISSHKLSNNERSSSDKSKNDKFRRFVVEMRQTEMPPSKYGNNGRAVKMVPATEIPKRKTMSENKVDTVNGSKQVANGASLVRRDPTPALTKTAKPTISNELPALEELKVLPSDEGFSWANENYSSWQRSIDVWSFVLSLRVRVLFDNAKWAYPGGFTEEKQINRRRKTASWLRESVLQLGPTFIKLGQLSSTRSDLFPREFVDELAKLQDKVPAFSPQKARGFIETELGAPINELFKEFEDRPIAAASLGQVHRAILHNGEKVVIKVQRPGLKKLFDIDLQNLKLIAEYFQRSETFGGPTRDWIGIYEECATILYQEIDYINEGKNADRFRRDFRNIKWVRVPLVYWDYTAMKVLTLEYVPGIKINQVDTLTSRGYDRLRISSRAIEAYLIQILKTGFFHADPHPGNLAIDVDESIIYYDFGMMGEIKSFTRERLLELFYSVYEKDAKKVIQCLIDLGALQPTGDLSAVRRSVQFFLDNLLNQSPDQDQTLSAIGEDLFAIAQDQPFRFPSTFTFVIRAFSTLEGIGYTLTPDFSFVKIAAPYAQELLDIRQRQPTGPQLVGQIAKQANDVRTNSMSMPLRVQRIEEFVKQVEAGDLKLRVRVLESERAARKATVLQMATMYTVLGGTFLNIGVNLTSQGNQTFANGSFVGAGILFILFLRSMQRVQKLDKFEKML
- the LOC11429059 gene encoding 50S ribosomal protein L13, which codes for MKMVNSFNLKRAAAGIKRIKLDGLRWRVFDAKGQILGRLASQIATVVMGKDKPTYTPNRDDGDMCIVLNAKDIAVTGRKLTDKVYYWHTGYVGHLKQRTLKDQMAKDPTDVIRKAILRMIPKNNLRDDRDRKLRIFPGSEHPFGDRPLEPYVMPPRTVREMRPRARRAMIRAQKKAEQQQENAEQRQNAEEMKNSKKSEA